The nucleotide sequence GACCGAAAACCGGCAGGAAGTCGAGGATCAGACCGGATTGCCACGGCCCCTTTTCCGCCGGATTGGCAAGCCACCCGGAGAGCCTGTCCAACCACTCGTCGGGCGTGCCGCGCCACTGCGGATTGCTGACCATGACCTCACCGGGACACAGCGGAATGCCCGCCCCGTCAAGGGCCACCACGATATCCTGACAGGCTTCTTCCAGCTCGTCCTGATCCGGATTGCCGCGCACGATGAGTCCGTTGTCCTGATCCGAGCCGGGCACATGTTCATCGCGGCCGCCGGAGCCGAACTCCAAAAACGTGCACTCCTCCAGCCATGGATATTCGCGCACGTGCGCGCGAAGCACCGCAAGAACCACGGACCGGTTGAACGCGGTGAGCCTGCGGCTGACGGTTTCCGCCGTGACGGATTCGGTGAGCCATTCGCCCACGAGATCGCGGCGCACGGCGCGCAAACCCTTGAGCCGCCCGGTGGAAGCCATCTCGTAAAGCTCCCCCGGCGGGAAAAAAGACTGATTTTCCGATTGCAAACCGTTCACGGAACCTCCGATACCGTCCGCGGCAGTCCGTCCGTCGCTCCATCGGATATCCCCGGAGCGAAAAAGCTTCCGTTCACCTGCGCATATTTCCCGTTCACCGGGAGCGATCCGGTGCCTTCCCGTTTTACCGGGGGATTCGTGCCGTTCACCACATAAGCGATGCCCTGCCCCTTTCCATACCGTAAAAAGCAGATATCGCGAAACCCGAACAAGGGGGAAAAAATGACTCCAACTCAGGAAAGCACCAGGAAAGCCGAAAATCGCATCCACGCAATTCGCAGGCGTCAGCTCTCGCTGGCGCTGGGCGTAGGCATTCCCTACTTCACGGCCATCATCTGCATGTTCCTCGCGGTCTATCTCATAGGCGCGCAGGTGGCGTCGGTGAAGCTGCTCGGGTTCCCGCTGCACTACTGGCTCGTGGCCGTTGCGGTCTATCCCGTAACATGGGGCCTCTTCATCTGGTACGTGGGCAAGGCCAACCGGATGGAAGACGAAATCGAAGAGGAGGTCATGTAGTATGCAGCCCGGATACGAAACCCCGATCACCGCATTGGTCCTCATCGGGCTGATGCTGGCTTTCACCGTGGTCACCACATGGATGTTCCGCATCCAGAAGACCTCGGCCGACTATTACCTCGCCGGAAGAAAGGTCAACAGCTTCATCAACGCCTCGGCCATTTCCAGCGACTATCTTTCAGCTGCATCGTTCCTCGGCGTGTCCGGCGTAGCCTTCCTGTACGGCTTCGACGGCATCATCTACGCGCTCGGGTTCTTCACGGGCTACATCGCCCTGCTGCTCTTTCTTGCCAGCCCGCTTCGCAAGTTCGGGCGCTACACCGTCCCGGACTTCGTCTCCGAACGGTTCCATTCCAAGACCGCGCGCATCCTCGGCGTCATCGGCGTCCTGTTCGTCTCGCTGTTCTACATGGCTCCGCAGATGCTCGGCGCGGGAAAAGTCATGGGCCTGCTGCTGGGCATGGAATACCGCACGGCCATCGTTGCCATCACCATCATCATCACCCTGTACGTGGCCGTCGGCGGCATGAAGGGGACCACGGTGAACCAGCTCGTGCAGTTCTGGATTCTCTTCATCGCCATGTTCCTGCTTGCCTTCATTCCGTTCGTTATCAAGGGCTATACGTACACCGATGTGGTGGAGTTCATCGGCACCTTCAAGAATACGGTGGAATCCGGCAATGAATTCAACGGCGCGGCCTACACCGCCCCCGCCTACTGGCTGACCAACCTCAAGGACACCATGAGCCTCTTGCTCGCGCTCATGTTCGGCACCGCTGGCCTGCCGCACATCCTCGTGCGTTTCTATACCGCACCCGACGGCAAGGCCGCCCGCCGCACCGTCATCTACGTGCTGCTGCTCATCGGCGCCTTTTATATTCTCAGCCCGTACGTGGGTCACGTGGTCCGCTTTGCCTACCTTCAGGGCACCGAACTCGGCGTGAGCCCGCATCTCATGGACTGGCTGGCCGAAAACGGCAAGAACCTCGCGGTTCCGGTGGCCGGATCATACTTCGGTGGACAAATCCTGCTCGGCATCGTGGTTGCCGGGGCCTTTGCCGCAGTGCTCTCCACGGTGGCAGGCCTGATCATCGCCTGCGCCGGAGCCATCGGCCACGACCTCGTCGTCAACGTCTTCAACCCGAACATGCCCGAACGCACCCGCGTGAACATTGCCCGCATCGCATCGCTCGGCATCGGCCTGCTCGGCATCCCGCTGGGTTTCCTCGTCGAGAACATGCAGATCGCGGTTCTCGTGGGACTGGCCTTCGCCATTGCGGCCTCGACCTTCTTCCCGGTGCTGGTCATGGGCGTATGGTGGCCCAAGATGACGCGCGGCGGCGCCATCGCCGGGCTCCTTACCGGTATCGTCGGTTCCTTCGCCATGATCCTCGGCAAGGGAATGCTCCCGACGGTCCTGCAGTTCAAGAACCCCGGCGGATTCGTCATGCTGCTGACCTTCGCAGCCATCTACATTGTCTCCAAGGTAGAGGTTTCCTCAAAGGGTGAAGCGGCACTGCCCCACGACATCGAGGAAGTCATGACCATCCTTCACGGACCTGAAAAGGCATAACCGCCCGCCAAACAACAAACAGCGCCCTCGGCATCCGTGCCGGGGGCGCTGATTTCAATCGACACATCACGTTCCTTGGAACGAACGCACTCAGCTTTCACAGTTTCAAGCGGCTCTTTTGACACTTCCGGGGTCCTGCCGTATCTTCCCGCCACGCAACAATCCGAAGGACACCCGTCATGTTATTCGAATACACGCTCGTTCACTGGGCCACTTTCTTCACCGCCGCCCTGCTCCTGAACATCTCGCCGGGGCCGGACATGGCCTTCATACTGGGCCAGACCGCACGCGGCGGGGCCCGCACAGGCTTCTCCGCCATGTTCGGCATCTGGAGCGGAGCCTTCATGCACGTGCTCTGCGCCGCGCTGGGCCTGTCCGCCATCATTGCGGCCTCGGCCACGGCATTTGCCGCGGTCAAATGGGCCGGGGCAGCCTATCTCGTCTGGCTGGGCATCCAGTCACTGCGTTCCAGAGGCGGTTCCTGCGCCGCCGAGGCCGAGGAAGGCCCCATCTGCCTGAAGAGCGTGTACCGGCAGGGAGTTTTCGTGTCCCTGCTGAACCCCAAAGTTGCCGTCTTCTTTCTGGCTTTTCTGCCGCAATTCGTGGAGCCCTCAGCAGGCCCGGCCGGGCCGCAGCTGTTTCTGCATGGCCTACTGATAATCGCCGTAGCCGGACTCGTGGAGCCACCGCTGATCCTGCTCGGCGGCAGGCTGACCGAAAAGCTCAAAAGCAGCCCGACCGTGAGCCGCTGGATGGATCGCAGCCTCGGCGCGCTTTTCATCGGGCTTGGCATCAAGCTGGCCCTGAGCGACCGGACCTGACACGATTTTCCAGCCCGGGCACGGCGGGGGGACGCCCCCGCTTGACACCCCGCGCCCCAATACATACTTAATGGGCCGACCAAGAAACACTCAAGGAGAGTTCAATGGCTTACGAAATCAAACTCGCCAAGCTCGTGACCGGCGAGACCGTTATCGGCAAGAACGAAGAGGGAAAGATCAAGGAACCCGCAATCATCCAGACCGTTCCCGGTCAGCAGGGCGTGCAGATCATGCTGGTGCCCTACGGCTACCCGTTCGAGTCCGAGATGGGCGGCGAGATCTCCGCGGAGCACATCATCTATACCTATGAGAAGTGCCCGCAGGAACTGGAAAACAAATACGTGGAAGCCGCGTCCAACCTGACCATGGCTTCCGCTTCCGCGCTCAACGACCTCGACAACATGGGTGGCGGCGGTTCCGGAGCCGGCGGCTCCGGCCTCATCCTGTAGCAGCCCCGACACATCGAAGACCATCACAGGGGGCGGTTTCCACGAGAAACCGCCTCCGTTTTTTCAAGGGAACAATCAATGAAGGAACTTCTGCCCGTCCTGCCCCGCCCGACGCGCTACCTCGGCTCCGAGTGGGGCGTGGCCGTCAAAGACCCCGAAAAGGTGCGCGTGCGCATCGCCGTCGGCTTCCCCGATCTTTACGAAGTGGGCATGTCCTACCTCGGTCAGCGCATCCTGATGGAGCAGGTCAACGCGCATGAGCAGTTCCACGCCGAACGCGTCTACTCCCCCTGCGAGGAGGCCGCCGCCATCATCACCGAGCACGGCGCGCCGCTGGCCACCCTTGAGACCGACACCCCGCTGAAGGACATGGACGTGGTCTCCTTCAGCCTGACCCACGAGCTGTGCTACACCAACGTGCTCTGGATGCTCGATCTGGCCGGCATTCCCCGCCGCACCGAGGATCGCGACGAGTCGCATCCGCTGGTGATCGCCGGGGGCGGGGCGTGTTTCAATGCCGAACCGCTGGCTCCGTTCATGGACGTCATGATGATCGGCGATGGCGAAAAAGCCATCGTCACCCTCATGGAAGTGCTGGACCGAGCCAAGGCCGAGAGCATGTCCCGCAACGACCTGCTCATGGAGTTGACCCGGCATCCCGGTTTCTACATTCCTTCCTTTTTCGAGGATCAGGGCCCCGGCGAACCGCTCAAGCCGCTGGTGGAAGGATACGAGACCGTGGAAAAGGCCGTGGTGGAAAACCTCGACGAGATTCCGTTCCCCACGCAACAGCCCGTGCCCTTCGGTCAGGCCGTGCACGACCGGCTTACCGTTGAGATCGCAAGAGGCTGCACACGCGGCTGCCGGTTCTGCCAGGCCGGGATGATCTACCGCCCGGTGCGCGAACGCAGCCTGGACGAACTCAACCGCCTCATCTTCGAAGGACTTGAAAAAACGGGCTTCGAAGAGACGAGTTTCCTTTCGCTCTCCACCGGGGACTTTTCCGCGCTGGACTCACTGTTCAGCCGTTCTTTCGACCGCTGCGCCGCCGAGCAGATTTCCATTTCCATGCCCTCCCTGCGCGTGGGGTCGCTCTCCGAACCGATCATGGAGCGCATCTCCACCATCCGTCGCACCGGCGCGACCATCGCCCCCGAGGCGGGCAGCCAGCGTCTTCGCGATGCAATCAACAAGGGCGTGGGCGAAGAAGGATTGATTGCGCACGTGCGTCATCTCTTCGAGCACGGCTGGCAGTCGGTGAAGCTCTATTTCATGATCGGCCTGCCCACCGAGACCGACGAAGACCTCGACGCCATCCTCGACCTTTGCCTCAAGGTGCGTGACGCCGCGGGCAAGCACATCAAACGGCTTCAGGTCACGGCGGCCATCTCACCCTTCGTGCCCAAGCCGCAGACGCCGTTCCAGTGGGAACCGCAGATTCCGCTGGACGAGATCGAACGGCGCATCAACCGCCTGCGAGACCTTTTCCGCCCCCACAAGCGGGTGAAGCTCAAGTTCCACATCCCGCGCATGACCTTTCTTGAAGGCATTTTCTCAAGAGGAGACCGCCGCCTCGCTGACGTGCTGGACAAAGCCACGGACGCCGGAGCGCTCTTTTCCAGCTGGAAGGACAAGCTCGATCTCCAACCGTATCTGGACGCCATGGACGAGCTGGGGCTGGACCCGCTGGAATACACCGGCGCTCGCGATCCGGAAAAAGCCCTGCCGTGGGACCATCTCAACGCAGGTCTCACCAAGCGGTTCCTGCTCAAGGAACGTGAACGCGCGCTCGGCGGCAAAGTCACTGAAGACTGCCGTTACGCCCCGTGCCGCAACTGCGGCGTTTGCAACCACGACAACCGCAAGAGCATTCTGGACGTTCAGGCGCCCGAGATGGAAATCCGGCCCCGGACCATCAACGAATCGCGAGATCAGGACGCGGAGCAGCCACCGTATACCGTCGAAAAGCCGGACCTCACGGTCAAGGGCGGCCACTACCGCCTCTGGTTCACCAAGACCGGGCCCGCCGCGTACCTGAGCCAGCTTGAACTGCAAAGCGTGTTCGAACGCGCCATGCGCCGGGCAAACCTGCCCCTTTCCTTCTCGGCGGGATTCCACCCCATGCCGCGCATTTCCTTCGGCAAGGCGCTGCCCGTCAGCGTGCACAGCCGATGCGAATGGCTGAACCTGTTCCTGCGCGAGGACTGGGACCCCACCCGCCTGATTCGCGAACTCGCCCCGCAGATGCCCGAGGGACTCGACATGCTCAAGGCCGACAGGCTCGGCATGGGCAAAAAGCAGCCGCAACAGGTGGAAGAGGTCTTCGAAATCGCGTTCAACGAACGGGCCGAAGAACTGGCAGAGCAGTGGCGCGCCTACGCCGCGTCGGAAAGCCTGTTCATGGAAAAGCTCACCAAGCGCGGCAACGTGAAGCGCGTTGACCTTCGGGCCATGCTGGTGGAGATGGAAGAGATCGAAAACGGGGTGCGGGTCACCTTCGACTGGCGCGACGCCTACATGAGTCCGCTGCGGCTGGCGCAGGAAGTGATGCCGGGCGTGAAGGAAACGGAATTCACCATGACCAAGACCGCCCAGCGGTTCGACGCCCGCGGATAATACTACTCCACGGTCACGGGCTGGCGCTGGTATTCCTCCGGCGTC is from Desulfovibrio oxyclinae DSM 11498 and encodes:
- a CDS encoding TIGR03960 family B12-binding radical SAM protein, producing MKELLPVLPRPTRYLGSEWGVAVKDPEKVRVRIAVGFPDLYEVGMSYLGQRILMEQVNAHEQFHAERVYSPCEEAAAIITEHGAPLATLETDTPLKDMDVVSFSLTHELCYTNVLWMLDLAGIPRRTEDRDESHPLVIAGGGACFNAEPLAPFMDVMMIGDGEKAIVTLMEVLDRAKAESMSRNDLLMELTRHPGFYIPSFFEDQGPGEPLKPLVEGYETVEKAVVENLDEIPFPTQQPVPFGQAVHDRLTVEIARGCTRGCRFCQAGMIYRPVRERSLDELNRLIFEGLEKTGFEETSFLSLSTGDFSALDSLFSRSFDRCAAEQISISMPSLRVGSLSEPIMERISTIRRTGATIAPEAGSQRLRDAINKGVGEEGLIAHVRHLFEHGWQSVKLYFMIGLPTETDEDLDAILDLCLKVRDAAGKHIKRLQVTAAISPFVPKPQTPFQWEPQIPLDEIERRINRLRDLFRPHKRVKLKFHIPRMTFLEGIFSRGDRRLADVLDKATDAGALFSSWKDKLDLQPYLDAMDELGLDPLEYTGARDPEKALPWDHLNAGLTKRFLLKERERALGGKVTEDCRYAPCRNCGVCNHDNRKSILDVQAPEMEIRPRTINESRDQDAEQPPYTVEKPDLTVKGGHYRLWFTKTGPAAYLSQLELQSVFERAMRRANLPLSFSAGFHPMPRISFGKALPVSVHSRCEWLNLFLREDWDPTRLIRELAPQMPEGLDMLKADRLGMGKKQPQQVEEVFEIAFNERAEELAEQWRAYAASESLFMEKLTKRGNVKRVDLRAMLVEMEEIENGVRVTFDWRDAYMSPLRLAQEVMPGVKETEFTMTKTAQRFDARG
- a CDS encoding cation acetate symporter, with product MQPGYETPITALVLIGLMLAFTVVTTWMFRIQKTSADYYLAGRKVNSFINASAISSDYLSAASFLGVSGVAFLYGFDGIIYALGFFTGYIALLLFLASPLRKFGRYTVPDFVSERFHSKTARILGVIGVLFVSLFYMAPQMLGAGKVMGLLLGMEYRTAIVAITIIITLYVAVGGMKGTTVNQLVQFWILFIAMFLLAFIPFVIKGYTYTDVVEFIGTFKNTVESGNEFNGAAYTAPAYWLTNLKDTMSLLLALMFGTAGLPHILVRFYTAPDGKAARRTVIYVLLLIGAFYILSPYVGHVVRFAYLQGTELGVSPHLMDWLAENGKNLAVPVAGSYFGGQILLGIVVAGAFAAVLSTVAGLIIACAGAIGHDLVVNVFNPNMPERTRVNIARIASLGIGLLGIPLGFLVENMQIAVLVGLAFAIAASTFFPVLVMGVWWPKMTRGGAIAGLLTGIVGSFAMILGKGMLPTVLQFKNPGGFVMLLTFAAIYIVSKVEVSSKGEAALPHDIEEVMTILHGPEKA
- a CDS encoding LysE family translocator: MLFEYTLVHWATFFTAALLLNISPGPDMAFILGQTARGGARTGFSAMFGIWSGAFMHVLCAALGLSAIIAASATAFAAVKWAGAAYLVWLGIQSLRSRGGSCAAEAEEGPICLKSVYRQGVFVSLLNPKVAVFFLAFLPQFVEPSAGPAGPQLFLHGLLIIAVAGLVEPPLILLGGRLTEKLKSSPTVSRWMDRSLGALFIGLGIKLALSDRT
- a CDS encoding sodium/substrate symporter small subunit — encoded protein: MTPTQESTRKAENRIHAIRRRQLSLALGVGIPYFTAIICMFLAVYLIGAQVASVKLLGFPLHYWLVAVAVYPVTWGLFIWYVGKANRMEDEIEEEVM